The following coding sequences are from one Gossypium raimondii isolate GPD5lz chromosome 4, ASM2569854v1, whole genome shotgun sequence window:
- the LOC105779016 gene encoding uncharacterized protein LOC105779016: protein MSPTSLIIILTENKLNGDNFREWKQNLLIVLNCEKHKFVLDETCPIEAQPKVRNRWRGSDSIVRCYMLASMSSVLEKQHENFRTAMKIRKILEDLLGGQVKPDTPVKEHMLKLMGLFAEVEDNGAELDVNTQIEIVFKSLTNEFASFKDAYNLGNKTFTLTQLMKELQFYELMLNGGKLIQEKPEANLAMGPSSSKGK from the exons atgtCTCCTACTTCTCTTATTATCATTCTtactgagaataaattaaatggggaTAACTTTCGAGAATGGAAACAAAACTTGCTGATAGTTCTCAACtgtgagaaacacaaattcGTTCTTGATGAAACGTGCCCTATTGAAGCTCAACCCAAAGTGAGAAATCGCTGGAGAGGTTCTGACTCAATTGTTCGATGTTATATGTTAGCAAGCATGAGTAGTGTGTTGGAAAAGCAACACGAGAATTTTCGTACTGCCATGAAGATCAGGAAAATTTTGGAGGATTTGCTCGGAGGCCAAGTC AAACCCGATACTCCAGTCAAAGAACATATGCTTAAGCTTATGGGACTTTTTGCGGAAGTAGAGGACAATGGGGCTGAACTAGACGTGAACACGcaaattgaaatagtgttcaaatccttAACCAATGAGTTTGCTAGTTTTAAGGATGCTTACAACTTGGGGAACAAGACGTTTACCTTGACTCAGCTCATGAAGGAATTACAATTCTATGAGTTGATGCTCAATGGTGGTAAGCTGATTCAGGAGAAACCTGAGGCAAACTTAGCTATGGGCCCCTCATCTTCTAAAGGGAAATAG